Genomic DNA from Veillonella criceti:
AGCTTGGGGAATGTGCTTCCTAATTTTATTACCCGTTTAGGAGAATTGCAAAATCATGGCGATACCTTAACGGGTCTTTCTACTGGTTTTAAAGATTTAGATGATATGACAAATGGGTTACAACGGTCTGATCTTATTTTGGTAGCAGCGCGTCCTTCCATGGGTAAGACAGCGTTTACTCTTAATTTAGCCTATAATGTAGCGGTAAAGGGTAAAGGATCGGTGGCATTTTTCTCACTAGAAATGTCTGCTGAACAGTTGGTAGGGCGTATTTTATCGTCAGCTACAGAAGTGTCATCTTCAAAGTTACGCACGGGGCAGTTACAACCTGCTGACTGGGATAAAGTAGCCAATCAGATGGATAATTTAATGTCGTCTAAGTTATATATTGATGATACACCTGGCCTTACCGTGCAGATGATGCGCTCTAAACTGCGTCGTTTAAAAGTAGAAAAAGGGTTGGATTTAATTATTGTCGATTATGTGCAGTTGATGACGGGCCGTAATGGGGGCAATAGTGACAATCGTCAGCAGGAGATTTCAGAGATTTCTCGAAATCTTAAATTAATAGCCCGTGAAATGAATGTACCATTGATTGCTTTGTCTCAGTTAAGTCGTGGTGTTGAATCGCGTACTGATAAGCGCCCTGTATTGAGTGACTTGCGTGAGTCTGGCTCTTTGGAACAGGATGCGGATATTGTTGTCTTTTTGTATCGTGACAAGTATTATAGTAAAGATGATACGCAAGAAGACATAACGGAAGTTATTATTCGTAAACATCGTAATGGTGCGTTGGGGACGATTAATCTCTTATTCCAAGGCGAGTTAACACGGTTCAGAGATACGACTTCACGTACAGAAGAGGATGGCATGTAGGGAGGTAAAACTATGAAACGTTGGCGTCAAACATTAGGAGCAACTACTTTAGGTGTATTACTAGCTGGGGGCGTAGGTTTTGCAGGACCTAGCGTGGAAGCGGGGCTGTTCGATGTATTACTAGGCGGTGCTGTAGGCATGGTAGAAGTTAATACAGAAATCTCTAATTTAGATGATACGGAACAAGGACAGGAATATATGCTTGAACAGCGGATACAACAGGTAGGCTATTATAATAATTATGCGTATCAAGATCGGGCTAAACGGATCTTTGAAGCACTCACCAGTTCGCCTGATGTAAAACGGACGTATGTAGTTTTTGTCAATCCTCAAACAGACGCCAATGCGAGTATGGGCGTCGGTCGTGTTATGACCATTAATAAAGGCCTTATGGATATGTTAGATGATGATGCGTTGGCCTCTGTAGTAGGTCATGAAATCGGTCATGGTGA
This window encodes:
- the dnaB gene encoding replicative DNA helicase; the encoded protein is MAEPRIPPHSIEAERAVLGALLTGENVYDSISSIVTRSDFYRDAHRIMYEAIENIQHSHQRPDMILLVEELNRLNKLEEVGGINYITDITNASSAVYNVEEHARIVAEKSQLRRLIDAGNKIVGESYAATKTVPEILNDAEVGILGVTGQLKAETSFVSLGNVLPNFITRLGELQNHGDTLTGLSTGFKDLDDMTNGLQRSDLILVAARPSMGKTAFTLNLAYNVAVKGKGSVAFFSLEMSAEQLVGRILSSATEVSSSKLRTGQLQPADWDKVANQMDNLMSSKLYIDDTPGLTVQMMRSKLRRLKVEKGLDLIIVDYVQLMTGRNGGNSDNRQQEISEISRNLKLIAREMNVPLIALSQLSRGVESRTDKRPVLSDLRESGSLEQDADIVVFLYRDKYYSKDDTQEDITEVIIRKHRNGALGTINLLFQGELTRFRDTTSRTEEDGM